Proteins from one Planctomycetota bacterium genomic window:
- a CDS encoding type II toxin-antitoxin system VapC family toxin: MKYVLDASVALKWVLTEPHLDIARRLRQEHQQGQHDFIAPDVFPVEIAHAISKLQRTRKMNEADARVFFGEILTTAPRLFASEPLLIEGFELALHARVGIYDCLYLALANREGCDLLTADERLIRAFPDAPNIIHLSVL; encoded by the coding sequence ATGAAGTACGTACTCGACGCCTCGGTCGCTCTTAAGTGGGTTCTGACAGAGCCCCATCTCGACATTGCTCGCAGGCTGCGTCAGGAGCATCAACAAGGCCAGCACGACTTCATTGCACCGGACGTCTTCCCGGTCGAAATCGCGCACGCCATTTCAAAGCTGCAACGTACGCGCAAGATGAACGAAGCTGATGCTCGTGTTTTCTTTGGCGAGATTCTAACCACTGCTCCGCGACTGTTTGCTTCGGAGCCATTGCTCATCGAGGGCTTTGAATTGGCGTTACATGCCCGGGTTGGGATTTACGACTGCCTCTATCTGGCGCTGGCAAACCGAGAAGGCTGCGATTTGCTCACAGCCGACGAGCGATTGATCCGGGCCTTTCCTGACGCGCCGAATATCATCCACCTGTCGGTGCTTTGA